In a genomic window of Allomeiothermus silvanus DSM 9946:
- the nuoE gene encoding NADH-quinone oxidoreductase subunit NuoE has product MGFFDDKQEWLAEVFSQYPERRAALMPLLRRVQQDEGWISPERQEEIAHIVGTTATEVAGVMSFYTYFQSLPTGKHHIQVCATLSCAIGGADELWDELVQTLGILPGEVTADGLFSIQKVECLGSCHTAPVVQINDEPYVECVTKARLQALLQGLREGKRLEEIQLPGKVGHVVHNAGDEVMA; this is encoded by the coding sequence ATGGGATTCTTCGACGATAAACAAGAATGGCTAGCGGAGGTCTTCAGCCAGTACCCTGAGCGCCGCGCGGCCTTGATGCCCCTGCTGCGCCGAGTGCAGCAGGACGAGGGCTGGATCAGCCCCGAGCGGCAGGAGGAAATCGCCCACATCGTGGGCACCACCGCTACCGAGGTGGCCGGGGTGATGAGCTTCTACACCTACTTCCAAAGCCTCCCCACCGGCAAACACCACATCCAAGTCTGCGCTACTCTCTCCTGCGCCATCGGCGGGGCCGATGAGCTGTGGGACGAGTTGGTACAGACCTTGGGCATCCTGCCGGGAGAGGTAACGGCAGACGGGCTTTTCTCGATCCAGAAAGTGGAGTGCCTGGGGAGTTGCCACACTGCCCCGGTGGTGCAAATCAACGATGAGCCCTACGTAGAGTGCGTGACCAAGGCCCGGCTTCAGGCCCTGCTGCAGGGCTTGCGTGAGGGTAAGCGCCTGGAGGAGATCCAGTTGCCGGGTAAGGTGGGGCACGTGGTACACAACGCAGGCGACGAGGTGATGGCATGA